GACACCCAGCAGGCGATCGGCCGCCGGATTGGCGCCCACGAAGACGAGCCGTCCGCTCGGCTCGAGCTCATAGAAGTGGATCCCCATCGGCGAGCAACGCACGAGCTGCGCGAAGGCGGTGTTCAGGTCTTCGATCATGCGGCTACCCCACCCTCTCCCACGCGGGCGCGCGTGCGCGGCCTCCTACGTACAACTAGCAGCCCGGCCACGTGGCCCGCGACGCGTTGTCCCTGTTCTTCGCCTGACGATACGCGGCAGTCTAACCGAGGCAGGCGGCGCAGGGAACGAGGGGAGAGGCGGAGTGTTGGGGGGCCGGAGGGGCGGAGGGGCCGAGGGGCAACGCTGCTCCGAGGCGACCAGGCCGCAGGTGGCCGCTGATGCCATGCCGCACGCTCCGAAAGCCAGAGACGGCTGCCAGGTCCAGCTTCCACGACGGAGGATGCCCGGCGAGGAGGCCCAGCGCCTTCGCGGGCCGAGCGGTGGTGATTCCCGTCCGTTACAAGCTCCCCAGGCGACCACGGAGCTGGCACGAAGGCTGCTTGGCCGAGGGTCGCCGTGTCGTCGGTGGGAATCGCGCTCGTCGTGGGCGCTTGGCGCCTGTTGATTGGCGCCTATTGATTTGTGCCCGTTGTTTGACACTGGTTGACTGGCGCCATGCGCGTAGGTGAAAAGGCCGGGGAGCGGGGAGGTCGGAGCGATGAGCGATAGGCAGGCGCGAGGGCCAGCGAGACGCAGGCGCTGGTCGACGCTCGCGGCGGAGATCGCCGTGGTTACCCTCCTCACGGCGACCCTTGGGCCTGCCGCGGAGGCGCGGGCCACGGGGCGGCCCGTGGGTGGCAAGCAGCCCACGGCGGGTCTTGGCCTGGGGGCGCAGACCGCCCTAGCGGCCGCGGCGCTCTGCCTTTCCGCAGTGTGCAGCGTCTTCGGGCTGGAAGAGGTTGGGACGCAACAGGCCTACGAGGACGCCCAGCAGGCGTGGCACCAGACCGAGAACGTCGCCGAGCCGGCGTCACTTGCCGGAAGGGACCCCTTCTATCGGCGAATCGGACCCTTCTTGGCAGCTTTGGGCGACCGGCGGGAGCGCGCCGTGCAATCACCCCTGTGGCCCGTGTACCTGCCGCCGGCCAACAACGCCCATCGTTACGCCCTTGAGCAAATAGCCAAACCAATGATGTCGCCGCCCTTGCTCGGAAACGCCGACTCGGTCGGCCGGCACCTGAGGCTCCGGGCCCAAGAGGCCGGTGAATGGCGCGCGCGGTACAAGGGCGGCGCGATCGGCTTTGCCGCACTTGCGGGCGTCACGCTGACCTCCGCAGCTTGGCTCGCCTTAGGACGCGGAGGCCAGCGGCCCGCGCGAGACAAGAGTGCCAAGAGCGTGCATGGCACTGCGACGCGGCGCCCGGAACCTCGCAATCCGGAGCCAGCAGCAGGCGCCCACTAGCGGGGCCTAGGACTGCCACGGCGCGTCATCAGGGCGCGTCGGCGCTTAACCTCGAGCGGCCAGCTCACGATCGGCGCGGCGTTGTTCGGCGCGGCACCTGCCTCGCCACCTTCCTCGCCAGCCCCAGCGCGCGACCGGCACGGCTCGTGACTCGGTCCTTTTGCAGCGATTCGCCGTCTTCTCGAATTATGGGGAACTCGGCCCCGATTGCCCCGTGCGGGCGCCGCTCGCCCGTGGACATATCGATGTCAAGGCCATATGCTCTGACATATGAGAACGACCGTCCGGATCCGTGATGAGCTGCTGCAACGGGCCAAGCGTCGTGCGCACAGCGAGGGACGCACCCTGACGGCCATGGTCGAGGAAGGGTTGGCGCTGGTGCTAGCCCGCAAGCGGGTGGCGCCCGTCGAGCGCGTGGAGCTGCCGGTCTCCCGGAGCACGGGCGGCGTGTTGCCCGGTGTCGACCTCAGTCGGGCGAGCGAGCTCGAGGACGTGATGAGCGGGGCGTGATCCTTCCAGACGTCAACGTGTTGGTGCATGCCTTCCGCAGCGACTCGCCGTCTCACCGCGCCTGTCGGACGTGGCTCGATGGCGTGGTCAATGGCGAGGCGCGCTACGGCCTGGCCCCGCAGGTCTTGAGCGGCGTGCTGCGTGTCGTCACCCACCCCAAGGTCTTCGTCAGGCCCAGCCCCTTGACCGAGGCCCTTGGCTTCTGTGAAGTGCTGCTGGCGCCCGCACACTGCGTGACGGTCCAGCCGGGCGAAGGGCACTGGTCGATCTTCTCGCGTCTGTGTCGCGAGGCCGACGCGCGCGGTAACCTTGTGCCCGACGCCTGGTTCGCCGCCCTGGCGATCGAGTCGGGCTGCGAATGGATCACGCTCGATCGCGACTACGCACGCTTCACGGGCCTGCGTTGGCGCGTGCCCTAGGTCGTAGACTGGCAGCCGCTGGGAGGACGCCGCGGCCACCGAGCTCCCCCCGGCCGCAGCGCCGATGCGTCGCGCTCAACGCTGGGGCCACGAGGTCAAGGTCGCCGACGCCCCGCGGCTGACGCATTCGATGACCGTCGCCTTGCCGGACCTCGCGCTGGACCAGCGCTGGGTCGTCTACCCCGGCGATCATTCCTACCCGCTCGCCGAGCGCATCACCGCCGTCGGCCTCGGCCGGCTCACCAGCGGCACGGCGTTCGGCGCGGCACCTGCCTCGCAAGCCCCAGCGCGCGACAGGTACGGACTGTGACTCTGCTTTCTCTCAGAGCTTCGAGGTTTTCGCGAATGTGGCTAAGCTGGCAAAGCAAGATGAGTTGCATTTCTCTAGCGCGTCATATTAACCCGGGTGGGGATGTTGTTGTTGTTGTTGTTGTCGGCTGACGCATTCGATGACCGTCGCCTTGCCGGACCTCGCGCTGGACCAGCGCTGGGTCGTCTACCCGGCGATCATTCCTACCCGCTCGCCGAGCGCATCACCGCCGTCGGCCTCGGCCGGCTCACCAGCGGCACGGCGTTCGGCGCGGCACCTGCCTCGCAAGCCCCAGCGCGCGACAGGTACGGACTGTGACTCTGCTTTCTCTCAGAGCTTCGAGGTTTTAGCGAAGGTGGCTAAGCTGGCAAAGCAAGATGAGTTGCATTTCTCTAGCGCGTTATATTAACCCGGGTGGGGGATGTTGGAGGCAAAGCAAGATGAGTTGCATTTCTCTAGCGCGTCATATTAACCCGGGTGGGGAGGTTGGGGATATTGACCCGGGTGGGGGATGTTGCGCATTTCTCTAGCGCGTCATATTAACCCGGGTGGGGGATGTTTGTCGGATGTTTTGTTTGGGCTGCTTTCTCTCAGAGCTTCGAGGTTTTCGCGAATGTGGCTACGCTGGCAAAGCAAGATGAGTTGCATTTCTCAAGAGCGTTATATTAACCCGGGTGGGGGATGTTGGTAGGTGGGGATGTGTTGTGGGTTGGGGGGATGTTTTGTGAGGGTGGGGGATGTTTTCCGGGTGGGGGATGTTTTGTGGGGATGTTTTACTAGCGCGTCATATTAACCCGGGTGGGGGATGTTTAAGGTTCTAAGCTGGCAAAGCAAGATGAGTTGCATTTCTCTAGCGCGTCATATTAACCCGGGTGGGGGATGTTTGCTGGGGGGTGGGGGATGTTTTAGGTGGGGGATGTTTGGGATGTTTAGTGGGTTGGGGATTTCGTGTCGGGTGGGAGATGTTGTGTGTGCTAGCTAGCGAATTTGATCGACTGCTGCCCCTATGGCCTCGACCTGCTGCCCCGCGGCACGATCAAGTTCGTCGAGGTCTGAGTAGCACTTCGTCGCGTCCTGAACTCCCTCCGCGACAGCGTTCCAGGCCACCATCGCCACGGCGCCGGCCACAGTCAGTGCCGCGCCCGTACCCGCGACAGCGGCGTTTGTGCCCACCACACGAGCCGTGCTAGCCGCACCCGCTATCGCGAACGGGAGAGCCGTTCGCACAACGAGGAATGCCACACCGCCAGTCATCAGCAGGGCACCGAGCCTCATCGCGGTCCTTATGCAGGGGTGCGCGGAACTCCACAGGCCAGCCGTGTACGCTATCGCCGTGCCCGCGGCCGCTCCTGCCTGCGCCGAGATCCTGGGCGTCGTTGCTGGCGAAGCGGAGGAGCCTGCCCCCGTCGTCGCCTGAATCGCGGCCGGAGGCGTAACCCGCACTTGAGCAGGCCGCGCCACAGCATGCGGCGCCGGAGCGTCTGCCATGGTACCTGAAGCGCAGAGGGGCCCATCGCAGCGCGCGCTAGCGAAACGCGCTGGCGCGTCAACGAGCGCGGCCGTGAACGCGGCCGCCGAACCGAGGTCGACGGTGATGACGGCGAAGTCCTCGCCTGGGAGCTGGGCGAAGGGGGTGCTCGCGAGCAGCTCCTGCACCTCGGCACTCGTGCCGGGAAGCACCTGCGCGGCAACCCCGTACCCGTCGACCGCGGCCTGCACTCGAAGGGACGCGATCCAATCCGGCGAGGCCAAACCTCCGCCCACCTCGTTGTTGACCGAGGCGCTGCTGACCGAGGCGCTGCTGACCGAGGCTACGTCGAGCGCCAACACGCTCGGTTGACCGTCGAGGCCAAAGCTCGCAATCTCGATTCGCCCTGCGCCATTCGCAAGACTCGCGAGACTCGAGTCCAGTTGCGTCGGTGTTTGCGTCTCCGAAGTCCATCCGGCCTTGGCCTGCTCGGTCGGCCCTAAATCCAGACCGCAGCCGACGTGAAGCGTGGCAAGGACCGCGAATGCAATGAGTCCCGGAAGAGCCGCAACGCCGCCGCCCCTCGACCGCCGGTCTGCGGCTCGATGCCGCGCGCGGCCTGGCCGACCCATGCGCCGGCACTTGGCTGGCCGCGGGCGCTTCTCGCATCGATCGGGGACGCTTGGTTGCTGGATCATGTCTTCTCTCCCCTCTCTTTACTGTTCATCCTGGCGCAGAGGGCCTGCCTGGTAACCTGGCCTGCTCGGGAACTCCAGGTGGGCGTTCCCCACCCAGCGGCAGCAAGCAGCATCGAAGCAGCCGAATCACGCGGACGGCACCCCGCCGATCACGGCAAGCGTCGCCGCTATCTGCGAAATCTGCTGGTCGATCTCGCCGGGCGGCCCGACGATCAAAGTGCTCGGCAGCGCAGCACCACCCGCACACCGTACAACCGGCTTCTGCGCCGGATTCACGTAGGTGTAGGTGCAGCTGACGCTATCCCAGTCGCTGGCGCTCTTCATCACGTTGGCGTTGACGCGGATCACGATGGAGGCCCCGCCGCTCTGCGGGACCTCGACGAGGACGCAGGCCGGGTTGCTCGACGGCTGGTTGGTGATGCCCGACGGTCCCTGAACCCGAACTGGGGCGATACCGCCGTTGATCGTCACTGCGAAGGAGAAGAGATCCACGCCACTCTCTGGCGTCATCGCCACGCAGACCTTGGCGGGTCCCGCGGGCCAGCTTCCGGCCACCACCGGCTCGGGGGCGTCCGCGGTGGCGGGTGCCTCACCGGCGAGGGCCGAGAGCGCCGGCCCCATCATCAGGATCGCTTCGAGGTAGTCGGGGCCCATCCAAAGCGCTTCCGTCGCGGCGCAGGGGGTCCAGGCGAAGGCGGTGTCTCCGGGGCCGGGCAAACAGAGGGCGAAACCCACGCTCCCCGCGCCATCCGAGCAGGTCGCGGCAGTGAAGCTATCGTTCGAGAGGCTAACGCATGGCACCCCAGGAACCGGACCAGCCGCTGGCGACACCATGACTTGAGGAAGCGCGGCCATATCCACCGGAGGCCTGACGACGATCAGACAGTCGCTCCCACCGCAGCGGGACGCCTTCAGCGCCTGGAAGACCTGGAAGAGCGGCTTCCCACCTGGACCCGTGAGTACGGCTGCCAGCTCGATGCTCTTTCCATCCGACGCGTCGCTGCCCAGAACTCCACAACCGGCGAGGAGCGTCGTCGTCAGCAGTACTGAACACCACAGTCCCGGGTCCCGTCTCACTCGTCCGCCTAGCGTTTCCATCGGTCTTCCTCCGCCCACGTCGTGAAGTCGCTGCACGGCCAGCGCCTAGCATTCCGGAAGGGCCCAGCGCCTAGCAGTCCGGAAGGGCAATGCCGGCGCGCCGCAGCCCAAAGTAGGTCGGCGTTCCGGGTCGCACGCGCGTGCAGGCTTGCCCGGTCGACGGCGTTCCTGCGCGAAGCACTCCGCTGACACCACACCACCCCGTCGCCCCCGCCGGGCGACATTGCCGATAGGCGAGGGAAAGGCTCGAACGCCCTCCTAGGGTTTGAAAGCGCTCGGCAAGGTCACGGTCCGTCAGGCATTGGGGCGCGATCGACTGGGCGCTCTGCTGCGCCTGCACTGAGGCCACGCCCAGCGCTGGGAAGTCTACGGCGAAGACGCAGCTCGACCCCACCGCGCAGGCCCTCTGGCAAAGGCTCTGCTCCGCCGGCGGCGCCGTGCTGGTCGCGAGATTGCTCGCGGCATAGGTCGGCGGGGTTGCGACAGGGCTGGCTGCAGAGTTCGTGGCGCGCGGGTTGGCACCGCCGATGGCCCACGGCGTGGGGCTTGCGGTACTTGCCGACGGGTTGCAGGCCGCGATCTGCTGCTGCGCAGCGGCTGGCAGCAAGGCCACGCTTACGCCCCGGGAACCCAAAATGTCAGCGAGCTGGTCGAAGACCCAGCGGCACTCGCCGGTCGTGTTTCCGGGGGCCTGGCAGGGGAACCAACGGCCGGTGGCGCTGTCGCGATACTGCCAACCGAAGGCGCCGCCGCCGAGGGCGCATTCGCGGAAGGTGTGCTGATTCGGTGCCAGGCTCGAAAGCTGGCTGTCGTCGAGACAGCGGAAGTTGATGCCGCTGCCATCTGAGGCATCTCGAATACAGCTCTTGCCCTGGCGGGTGCAGAAGTTGCCGAAGGCGAGGCTTTCGTCCTGGCAGAGATACCAATGCCGCGCGGGATCGAAGACCGTATTCCCCGCGCTCTGGGTCACCGTGGACGCGGTCACGGGCACGACCGTGACCGCGTTGCCGTAGTCGACGAGGGCGGGTGCGGCGGAGCAGCCGTTGGCTGGGCATTCGGCGGCGACGCTGACGTTGACCTGGGGCGGCGCGCCGGAGGTGCCCCAGAAGGTCAGCCGCACGGGCGGTCCGCCGGCGGCAGCGGCGCTGAAGGTGCTGCTGCCGCTGGAGGGCACCGGCAGGCTGAAGGGCACGGGCGCCCAGGGTTCGCAGTAGACCTCGCCGGCGACGGGAGATTCCGAGTCGTATTGCGGGCCAAGGTCGACGTGCGAGACGGCGGTGACGTAGACCCAACAGCTCTTGGTGCCGAGTCCGGGGAGCGCCACGCTGAACTCTGCCGCCCCGGGGCTCGCGATCCACTGCGCACTCAGATCCGAGCGAACGCCTGAGAAGAAGCCCGGCTGCTCGGCGCCGGTGGCGACTGAGCCGCTGCCGAGGACGGAGCCCGAGCCCGCACCGGGCCCGGGACAACCCGTCGAGGGACAATCAGGGTAGAGGGTCACATCGACCGAGGCCCCCGCCTGGCCGTACTGATGGACGATGCGGTTGAGGTCGACAATGACGCCGAAGCGGTCGAAGCGGTTCCGATTGGGCACCGAGGAATCGTAAAAAGGCACCTCTTCGAGACCGTTGCACACGAGTGAGCCCGACACGGTGCCCATGAGTTGGCCCGCGCCGGGCTCGTAGGATGCGCTGTTGTCGTTGGTGACCGGCGCGATCGTCAGAATGCAGTTCAGCGTGCCACCCGCCAGCGAGAAGACCTCGCTGGCCCCAGAGGTGCCGGGATGGAGCACCCGCGACTCGCCATTCTGGTCACCAAACCAACCGGTCTGCTCGCGCGCCCCGCTGCCACTCGGCCCCTTGGTGCAAGCGCTGGAGAGGAGGCCGACCAGCAGCGTGGCGGCGCGTAGCGCGCGGAAGGACCGAGAGACCTGCGCGGAGGAGCGCTGGGA
This genomic stretch from Pseudomonadota bacterium harbors:
- a CDS encoding type II toxin-antitoxin system VapC family toxin, whose product is MILPDVNVLVHAFRSDSPSHRACRTWLDGVVNGEARYGLAPQVLSGVLRVVTHPKVFVRPSPLTEALGFCEVLLAPAHCVTVQPGEGHWSIFSRLCREADARGNLVPDAWFAALAIESGCEWITLDRDYARFTGLRWRVP